A single region of the Saprospiraceae bacterium genome encodes:
- a CDS encoding sigma-54 dependent transcriptional regulator, translated as MENLQSVKQRYGIIGRSSKLDRALSTALRVAKTDLSILITGESGTGKEAFSKIIHDNSARKHNKFIAINCGAIPEGTINSELFGHEKGAFTGATGERKGYFEAYDGGTIFLDEIGEMPLDTQASLLRILEIGEFIRVGSSKPQKTDVRILAATNVQLDNAIRKGKFREDLYYRLNTVPIELPSLRERPEDTYMLFRKFAVDFAEKYRTPPVQLNENARALLEKYNWPGNIRELKNVAEQISVLSEERLVTAEHLLELIPNIMKRNLPMIPEKDDLKEGGLKEREILYKVLFEMKKDLTDLKGLVFDIIRNNNLQVPNMAEVKSITSYTKEAKAPSYSSQSVEDLLEDFKPSAAPQKPNVLNEDKLKPIILDEATQQHYQDLEVIDDNLSLIENEKELIRKALKKHQGKRKEAAQDLEISERTLYRKIKEYDL; from the coding sequence ATGGAAAACCTGCAATCTGTAAAACAACGTTATGGAATTATTGGTCGGTCATCAAAGCTTGATCGGGCCCTGAGCACAGCATTGCGGGTAGCCAAAACAGATTTATCCATCCTGATTACAGGAGAAAGTGGCACGGGTAAAGAGGCTTTTTCTAAGATTATCCATGATAATAGCGCACGAAAACACAACAAGTTTATTGCCATCAATTGTGGAGCCATCCCGGAAGGAACAATCAATTCCGAATTGTTTGGTCATGAAAAAGGGGCATTTACAGGGGCTACAGGTGAGCGCAAAGGCTATTTTGAAGCTTACGACGGTGGTACTATTTTTTTGGATGAAATTGGGGAAATGCCACTGGATACCCAAGCCTCCTTGCTAAGAATATTGGAAATAGGCGAATTTATCAGAGTGGGTTCGTCCAAACCACAAAAAACGGATGTACGCATTCTGGCAGCCACTAATGTCCAACTAGATAATGCCATTAGAAAAGGGAAATTTCGGGAAGACCTCTATTATCGCCTCAATACCGTTCCTATCGAATTGCCATCTTTACGGGAACGCCCCGAAGACACCTACATGCTCTTCCGGAAATTCGCCGTGGATTTCGCTGAAAAATACCGAACACCACCGGTCCAATTAAATGAAAATGCAAGGGCTTTGTTGGAAAAATACAACTGGCCAGGCAATATCAGGGAATTAAAAAATGTAGCAGAACAAATTTCTGTGCTTTCCGAAGAACGCCTCGTAACGGCAGAGCATCTATTGGAGCTCATCCCCAATATTATGAAGCGTAACCTTCCCATGATCCCTGAAAAAGACGACCTTAAGGAAGGAGGCTTAAAAGAAAGAGAAATCCTTTACAAAGTGTTGTTCGAAATGAAAAAAGACCTCACTGACCTTAAAGGGTTAGTCTTTGACATTATCCGGAATAACAATTTACAGGTCCCTAATATGGCTGAGGTGAAAAGTATAACTTCTTATACCAAAGAAGCCAAAGCCCCCTCCTACTCCTCACAGTCTGTCGAGGATTTACTGGAAGATTTTAAACCCTCCGCTGCCCCTCAAAAACCAAACGTACTCAATGAAGACAAACTAAAACCTATTATCCTGGATGAAGCAACCCAACAGCACTACCAAGATTTGGAAGTGATTGATGACAATCTTTCCCTTATTGAAAACGAAAAAGAACTTATTCGCAAAGCCTTGAAAAAACACCAGGGAAAAAGAAAAGAAGCGGCACAAGACCTGGAAATTTCTGAAAGAACCCTTTATCGCAAAATCAAAGAGTACGATTTATAA
- a CDS encoding alpha/beta fold hydrolase: MTVKMEKRKIGNLITEGIPEIPPIVQLKLQEYHNTREAFFLDWLLEDQGLLIATRFGDAAQIHLVEKAKGNRQQVTFFSEPIVNASVRPLISKRQFVFSKDQGGDETFQLYLFDLDTNEYKLLTDGESKNDYPLWSNRGDRLVFTSTAKNGMDMIPTLCIPEQPEHNITLFEKEGFWYPLDWSKDDRYLAFIQHISIEDSQLFIFDCLEQKLVPVYPGKGKISCRNAVWSRKKDCLFYTCNASSQFLQLHYLDIQTGEKKLLFPDLQWDIEGMSLSKDGKSLAFTVNENGYCCLYIMNTDDFSLRRIEGIPEGQISTLKWHPNAPKLAFSFNTAIAPSDVFVWHTEKEVLERWTYSETGTLSPDKLIAPQLISYPTFDSVDNEPRCISAFYYKPVSTQKKSAVLVYIHGGPESQFRPFFSPIFQYYLKELGLAILAPNVRGSSGYGKAFLALDNGYKREDSVYDIGKLLDWIKEQPELDHDRIAVMGGSYGGYMVLASMAHFNDRLRCGIDIVGISNFITFLKNTKSYRRRLRRVEYGDERDPEMRRHLENISPTTNAHKINKPILIVQGLNDPRVPASEAEQMLQAIRDNGGEAWYLLAEDEGHGFRKKRNRDYFTQAVILFLQRYLLDE; encoded by the coding sequence ATGACGGTTAAGATGGAAAAGCGGAAAATAGGCAACCTTATAACCGAAGGCATCCCCGAAATCCCGCCCATAGTTCAGCTAAAGCTTCAGGAGTACCACAATACGCGTGAAGCCTTCTTTCTGGATTGGCTTTTAGAGGACCAAGGCCTTTTAATTGCGACTCGTTTTGGAGATGCAGCCCAGATACATTTGGTAGAAAAAGCGAAAGGAAACCGACAACAGGTCACTTTTTTTTCAGAGCCAATTGTAAATGCAAGTGTAAGACCATTAATATCCAAAAGGCAATTTGTCTTTTCAAAAGACCAGGGTGGCGATGAAACCTTCCAATTGTATTTGTTTGATTTGGATACCAACGAATACAAGCTATTAACGGATGGCGAGTCGAAAAATGATTATCCCCTTTGGAGTAATCGAGGGGATCGGCTGGTGTTTACTAGTACGGCCAAGAATGGGATGGATATGATCCCTACCCTTTGTATCCCGGAGCAGCCGGAACACAATATTACCCTTTTTGAAAAAGAAGGCTTTTGGTATCCGCTGGATTGGTCAAAAGATGATCGCTATCTGGCCTTTATCCAGCATATTTCCATCGAAGATAGCCAGTTATTTATTTTTGATTGTCTGGAACAGAAATTGGTGCCGGTATACCCGGGAAAAGGGAAAATTAGTTGTCGAAATGCTGTCTGGTCAAGAAAAAAGGACTGCTTATTTTATACCTGTAATGCCTCTAGTCAATTCCTTCAGTTGCATTACCTGGATATTCAGACTGGCGAAAAAAAGCTGCTATTTCCTGATCTTCAATGGGATATAGAAGGGATGAGCCTATCCAAGGATGGTAAATCTCTCGCGTTTACGGTCAATGAGAATGGCTATTGCTGCCTGTATATAATGAACACCGATGATTTTTCCTTGCGCCGTATAGAGGGGATTCCGGAAGGACAAATTTCTACCCTGAAGTGGCATCCCAATGCGCCAAAACTGGCTTTTTCTTTTAACACAGCCATTGCCCCATCCGATGTATTTGTTTGGCACACCGAAAAGGAAGTACTTGAGCGCTGGACCTACAGTGAAACAGGTACCTTAAGCCCCGATAAACTCATTGCGCCTCAACTCATCAGTTATCCTACCTTTGATAGTGTTGATAATGAGCCCAGGTGTATTTCGGCCTTTTATTATAAACCTGTTTCCACCCAAAAGAAATCGGCTGTCTTGGTGTACATTCACGGTGGTCCGGAGAGTCAATTCCGCCCTTTTTTCTCACCCATTTTCCAATATTACCTCAAGGAGTTAGGGCTTGCCATTTTAGCCCCCAATGTGAGAGGGTCTTCAGGCTACGGCAAAGCTTTTTTGGCCCTGGACAATGGCTATAAGCGAGAAGACTCTGTCTATGATATTGGAAAGTTGTTGGATTGGATAAAAGAGCAGCCGGAGTTAGACCACGATCGTATTGCTGTCATGGGCGGCTCCTATGGCGGCTATATGGTATTGGCTTCGATGGCACATTTTAATGACCGTCTTCGTTGTGGTATCGACATTGTAGGGATCAGCAATTTTATTACATTTTTGAAAAATACAAAGTCTTATCGGCGTCGGTTGCGGCGGGTAGAATATGGCGATGAGCGCGATCCTGAAATGCGCCGTCATTTGGAAAATATCTCTCCAACTACCAATGCCCACAAGATCAATAAACCTATCCTCATTGTTCAGGGTTTGAACGACCCAAGGGTACCTGCTAGCGAAGCAGAGCAAATGCTGCAAGCCATTAGAGATAATGGGGGAGAAGCCTGGTATCTTTTGGCGGAAGACGAGGGGCATGGTTTTAGGAAAAAGCGCAATAGGGATTATTTCACGCAGGCCGTTATTCTTTTTTTACAGCGATATTTGTTGGATGAATAA
- the lptE gene encoding LPS assembly lipoprotein LptE, with product MQCLKFIFLLLVLSIILPACYTFSGISISDNVKSYYVARFKDNAPNAPPTLAQTLTNALDQKIRTEARLIENNVSPNIEFKGTLVDFRVTSEAPRPDETTALNRLTITTAIEYINNVEKDKGWKKNFSHFFDFPSSQDLSSVQDAAIEEITNQIMEYIFNEAFTDW from the coding sequence ATGCAATGCTTAAAGTTTATCTTCCTGTTACTGGTCCTGTCCATAATTTTGCCTGCCTGTTATACTTTTTCTGGCATCAGCATTAGCGATAATGTCAAATCCTATTACGTCGCTAGGTTCAAAGATAATGCCCCTAATGCGCCCCCTACCCTCGCCCAAACCCTGACCAATGCCCTTGACCAAAAAATAAGAACGGAGGCCAGGCTCATCGAAAACAATGTTTCGCCAAATATCGAGTTTAAAGGAACATTGGTTGATTTCAGGGTAACCTCCGAGGCGCCAAGACCAGATGAAACCACCGCCTTAAACAGGCTCACCATAACAACGGCCATCGAATACATCAACAACGTGGAAAAAGACAAAGGATGGAAAAAAAATTTCTCCCATTTTTTTGACTTTCCAAGTAGTCAAGACCTAAGCAGCGTACAGGATGCCGCCATCGAAGAAATCACCAATCAGATCATGGAATACATCTTTAATGAAGCTTTTACAGATTGGTAA
- a CDS encoding T9SS type A sorting domain-containing protein has translation MKQRLLLLFFLCMGLGVVQAQVTCEPDTVGLPADFLINPLPYSAENNPGGGINKSAVVGVAFEYVLTFKTPPAFNVPGFGSIPVNSIELATEGALTNMPPSFDYTCNPPNCIFEKDSIGCIVLFGTPLMGEAGGSTMTYDIGVTTLVRTTLTDIPFTFPNTLFPGNYFLCVKASTDVADCDYITAANHDLVGRVAQMYNQPNPTSGLTDIVIQSNESGSFRLTVSDMLGRQLHGQVVNLIEGKNQFTFDASRLSDGMYIYTLSDGMARLSQKMIIRH, from the coding sequence ATGAAGCAAAGACTTTTACTTCTTTTTTTCTTGTGTATGGGTTTAGGTGTTGTGCAAGCACAAGTTACCTGTGAGCCTGATACGGTTGGACTTCCTGCTGATTTTTTGATCAATCCACTTCCTTATAGTGCAGAAAACAATCCTGGCGGCGGAATAAATAAGTCGGCAGTAGTAGGTGTTGCCTTCGAATATGTATTGACTTTTAAAACACCACCAGCCTTTAATGTTCCTGGATTTGGTAGTATACCAGTGAATTCAATTGAGTTGGCAACTGAAGGAGCACTAACCAACATGCCTCCTTCTTTTGATTATACCTGCAACCCACCCAACTGTATCTTTGAAAAAGACTCCATAGGTTGTATTGTTCTTTTTGGTACGCCTTTGATGGGAGAAGCAGGAGGATCGACGATGACTTATGACATTGGCGTTACGACCCTTGTTCGGACTACCTTGACTGACATCCCTTTTACTTTCCCTAATACGCTTTTTCCAGGAAACTATTTCCTTTGTGTAAAGGCGAGTACAGATGTAGCAGATTGTGACTATATCACGGCAGCCAATCATGATTTGGTCGGAAGAGTAGCACAAATGTACAATCAACCCAATCCAACATCGGGCTTAACGGATATTGTGATCCAATCCAATGAAAGCGGCTCGTTTAGGTTGACGGTTTCTGATATGTTGGGGCGTCAGCTTCATGGGCAAGTAGTCAACTTAATAGAAGGTAAAAACCAATTTACTTTTGATGCTAGTCGGCTCTCAGATGGTATGTACATTTATACCTTGAGTGACGGAATGGCCAGGCTTAGCCAAAAAATGATCATTCGGCACTAA
- a CDS encoding T9SS type A sorting domain-containing protein, with the protein MKKIFFLLLFAIWVCVLKAQNGCPDCVVNLPANLAEDTIFLTNAPAGQANVYYNKDMSFRLPKSTTPVAATDSTTPPNLPISNIKIVSLTNLPPGLNWEANQREFNTSEQTDGCVKICGTPLIPGLYMVEVVLDVQLVIFSQRTSFSFPMLIQPAATATDGFRMLNNIGCGAIDVTFVNTIPSYGNEGFSYHWDFGNGLASEAENPMPLKYDAPGIYVVNYEAVIDTAGYFLTKVVVEEAACNDILGGKPDLKIDVIDPSGTTIYTSDIITNASIPLTFELVLPLESDGNYSLRVTDDDSGIGGADDVCGVVNFTKTTSGTLNDTDLKVNLSITHPVETILSKDTVFVYAQPAAPAILRMDAYPLCDGDTVRLQVSNFQAGLQWEKGNASLVDATSPNLSITESGDYWVRYTSPDGCMSESSVETISFGAIPSGIVFVNENNTLSVFDPESLPANATIQWAVNNLPIMGAEGLTYCIDSSANYSLIVTDESTGCFAAYSQTITYNPSFPNCISSTDVLDDYAFSVVYPNPFSDKITLEAATEDELPTELRLFSIDGRELIRKKWKDLPGSLNKKELSMYELANGIYILHLFSGQLHQNVKLIKE; encoded by the coding sequence ATGAAAAAAATATTTTTTTTACTGCTTTTTGCTATATGGGTATGCGTGCTTAAGGCGCAGAATGGATGCCCTGATTGTGTGGTTAATTTACCGGCCAACTTAGCGGAGGATACTATTTTTTTGACGAATGCGCCAGCAGGTCAGGCCAATGTATATTACAACAAGGATATGAGTTTTCGATTGCCTAAATCGACAACACCTGTGGCTGCTACTGATTCCACCACTCCTCCCAATTTGCCAATTTCAAACATAAAAATTGTCTCGCTCACCAATTTGCCACCAGGTTTGAATTGGGAAGCGAACCAACGAGAATTTAACACGAGTGAACAAACGGATGGGTGCGTGAAAATCTGTGGGACTCCCTTGATACCCGGTTTGTATATGGTAGAGGTGGTTTTAGATGTTCAATTGGTTATTTTCTCCCAACGAACCTCTTTTTCCTTTCCCATGCTTATCCAGCCTGCGGCTACCGCCACCGATGGTTTTAGAATGCTAAATAACATTGGTTGTGGAGCAATTGATGTTACCTTCGTAAATACGATTCCCTCCTATGGAAATGAAGGGTTTTCCTATCACTGGGACTTTGGCAATGGCCTGGCCAGTGAAGCGGAAAATCCGATGCCATTAAAGTATGATGCCCCTGGTATTTATGTGGTTAATTATGAGGCTGTGATTGACACAGCGGGTTATTTTTTGACTAAAGTAGTGGTAGAGGAAGCCGCTTGTAATGATATTTTGGGAGGAAAGCCAGATTTGAAGATTGATGTGATAGATCCTTCTGGTACGACCATTTATACCTCAGATATCATTACGAATGCCTCCATTCCCCTCACTTTTGAATTGGTTTTACCGCTTGAGAGCGATGGAAATTATAGTTTGCGGGTGACAGATGACGATAGTGGGATCGGCGGTGCAGATGATGTCTGTGGTGTGGTAAATTTTACCAAAACGACCAGCGGAACCTTAAATGATACGGATTTGAAGGTGAATTTAAGCATCACTCACCCCGTAGAGACTATCCTTTCAAAAGATACCGTATTTGTCTATGCCCAACCAGCAGCGCCGGCTATCCTTAGAATGGATGCCTACCCATTATGTGACGGAGATACGGTGAGGCTGCAAGTCAGTAATTTTCAAGCGGGTTTGCAATGGGAAAAAGGCAATGCCTCCTTGGTCGATGCAACTTCGCCTAATTTGTCCATTACAGAAAGTGGCGACTATTGGGTTCGTTATACTTCCCCTGATGGTTGTATGAGTGAATCCAGTGTAGAAACGATTAGCTTTGGGGCTATCCCTTCGGGTATTGTCTTTGTCAATGAAAATAATACCTTGTCCGTTTTTGATCCCGAATCACTACCTGCTAATGCTACGATACAATGGGCCGTGAATAACCTTCCCATTATGGGGGCTGAGGGCTTGACCTATTGCATTGACTCCAGCGCCAACTACAGCTTGATCGTCACAGATGAATCGACAGGTTGTTTTGCTGCCTATAGCCAAACGATTACTTATAATCCGAGTTTTCCCAATTGTATCTCATCAACTGATGTGCTGGATGATTACGCGTTTTCCGTGGTGTATCCCAATCCTTTTTCTGATAAAATCACGCTTGAAGCTGCTACGGAAGATGAGCTTCCGACTGAATTGCGGTTGTTTTCAATAGATGGGAGAGAGTTAATTCGGAAAAAATGGAAAGATTTACCCGGAAGTTTGAATAAAAAAGAACTTTCGATGTATGAATTAGCAAACGGTATATATATATTACACCTTTTTTCAGGACAGTTACATCAAAACGTCAAACTCATCAAAGAATAA
- the miaB gene encoding tRNA (N6-isopentenyl adenosine(37)-C2)-methylthiotransferase MiaB — MYNDNPTLTGIKKDIDESKQGEVFFQAADTTTAAGDQKYFYIESYGCQMNFSDSEIVASILAAVGYQSTRDIEVADLILINTCSIREKAEDTVRRRLRIFDKMKRKRPGTLVGVLGCMAERLKSKFLEQEKLVDLVVGPDAYRDLPALVATAEDGQKGVNVFLSREETYADISPLRLDSNGVSGFISIMRGCDNMCSFCVVPFTRGRERSRNAFSIVAEATDLYERGYREVTLLGQNVDSYKWENPETGVTATFAALLAMVAEVHPDLRVRFSTSHPKDITDEVLHTIARYDNICNYIHLPVQSGNSRILELMNRTYDRAWYLDKIKSINTILPDCAISSDIITGFCSETEEEHQDTLSMIELANYSMSYMFYYSERPGTVAARKFEDDIPLAVKKRRLQEIIQVQSQVSLAHNLADVGKTFQVLIEGDSKKSDTAFKGRNSQNKMIIFPKLPGYKPGDYVMVRVEEATSATLIGKMLTE, encoded by the coding sequence ATGTATAACGACAATCCTACCCTAACGGGCATCAAAAAGGACATCGACGAAAGCAAACAAGGAGAGGTGTTTTTCCAGGCCGCTGATACCACAACAGCAGCTGGAGACCAAAAATATTTCTATATCGAGAGTTACGGCTGCCAGATGAATTTCAGCGATAGCGAAATTGTAGCTTCCATCCTCGCAGCGGTAGGCTACCAATCTACCCGGGATATAGAAGTAGCTGATCTCATTTTGATCAATACTTGCTCTATTCGAGAAAAAGCAGAAGATACTGTTAGAAGGCGCCTTCGGATATTCGATAAAATGAAACGAAAACGCCCCGGAACCTTAGTTGGTGTCCTGGGTTGCATGGCCGAACGGCTGAAAAGCAAATTCCTCGAACAGGAAAAGCTGGTAGACCTCGTGGTTGGCCCCGATGCTTATCGGGATTTGCCCGCCCTGGTTGCTACAGCAGAAGATGGGCAAAAAGGTGTCAATGTCTTCCTTTCCAGAGAAGAAACCTATGCGGATATTAGTCCTCTTAGACTAGACAGCAACGGCGTTTCCGGTTTTATCTCTATCATGCGCGGTTGCGATAATATGTGCTCTTTTTGTGTAGTCCCCTTCACTCGCGGTCGGGAAAGAAGTCGAAACGCGTTTAGCATTGTTGCCGAAGCAACCGATTTGTACGAGCGCGGGTATCGAGAAGTCACCCTCCTTGGTCAGAATGTCGATTCCTACAAATGGGAAAATCCCGAAACAGGTGTCACCGCAACTTTTGCCGCGCTACTGGCGATGGTGGCTGAGGTTCATCCTGATCTCCGGGTTCGCTTTTCTACCTCCCATCCCAAGGATATCACGGATGAGGTGCTTCATACCATAGCCCGATACGACAATATTTGCAATTACATTCATCTTCCCGTTCAGTCCGGCAATAGCCGCATCCTGGAGCTGATGAATCGCACCTACGACCGAGCATGGTATCTCGACAAGATAAAAAGTATCAATACCATTCTTCCCGATTGTGCCATTTCCTCCGATATCATTACCGGTTTTTGTTCGGAAACAGAAGAAGAACACCAAGATACACTCAGTATGATAGAACTAGCTAATTACAGCATGTCTTATATGTTCTATTATTCGGAAAGACCTGGTACCGTTGCTGCCCGAAAATTTGAAGATGACATTCCACTTGCTGTTAAAAAACGACGCCTCCAGGAGATTATCCAAGTGCAAAGTCAGGTGTCTTTAGCTCATAACCTGGCGGATGTCGGAAAGACTTTTCAGGTCTTAATTGAGGGGGATTCCAAAAAATCAGACACCGCATTTAAAGGAAGGAATTCGCAAAATAAAATGATCATCTTTCCTAAACTACCAGGCTATAAACCGGGGGATTACGTAATGGTAAGGGTGGAAGAAGCGACGAGCGCAACCTTAATTGGGAAAATGTTGACTGAATAA
- a CDS encoding TonB-dependent receptor encodes MNKKHLLTTFLFCLGGMLMAQQSATVSGQITDQSTKDPLIAATIQIGQKGTLTDFDGYFSMQLSEGTHQITVRYVGYKTFTQTIELKAGENFSFNAALEEQTNLLQTATVTSGKYEKPLGEVTVSLEVLKPSLIQSTNKPSLDEALQKVPGVTIIDGQANIRGGSGFSQGAGSRVLLLVDDIPILNADAGFPNWDDVPVENIDQIEVVKGAASALYGSAALNGIVNVRTSYPNLEPETKAAIGYTYYFSPKDERLKWWDTAPYHLLASLSHKQKFKKFDLVLGGFYNKKESYNKDTYNRYGRFNIGTRYRVTDRLSLGVNANFNAGESASFFYWASDTSAYVGSSSTATARQRVRYNIDPYLVYFDKNGGRHRLLGRYHEVNNDNDNNQSNFSYTFYGEYQYQKQFQPTDMVFTAGLVGRATKVEAELYGDTTFTSQNLAAYLQLDKKFFNRLNVSLGVRFEANVLNNPGFVYDDGLFLKGVVEPSKEKESRPVMRLGLNYQLADFTYLRGSWGQGYRFPTIAEKFIFTNAGFPVVPNPTLGSETGWSGELAIKQGFRLGGFEGFVDLATFIMRYQDMIEFNINSQLAFQAVNIGGTEITGAEISIAGKGKLFGLPTTILTGYSYIDPKFLDFDLTPLPADGGTIAQKNANNSSSEKNVLKYRSRHTIKFDLETQINKFNLGLESFYNSQLEAIDAIFLFIVPGLGDFRAGTGNGFWRHNLRMAYRFSDDFKCSILLGNITNKAYTFRPGLLEEPRNIALRLDYKF; translated from the coding sequence ATGAACAAAAAGCATCTACTTACTACCTTCCTTTTTTGTTTAGGTGGTATGCTAATGGCACAACAATCCGCTACCGTATCAGGGCAAATTACGGACCAATCAACCAAAGACCCACTCATTGCTGCGACCATTCAGATTGGTCAAAAAGGAACACTGACCGACTTTGATGGCTATTTTTCCATGCAACTCAGCGAAGGCACCCACCAAATTACCGTTCGCTACGTAGGCTATAAAACGTTTACCCAAACGATCGAACTTAAAGCGGGGGAAAATTTTTCTTTCAACGCGGCCTTAGAAGAACAAACCAATCTTTTGCAAACGGCCACCGTTACCTCTGGGAAATATGAAAAACCATTGGGCGAGGTTACCGTTTCGCTGGAAGTGTTAAAACCCAGCCTTATCCAGAGCACCAATAAACCTTCATTGGATGAAGCCCTGCAGAAGGTGCCCGGGGTGACTATTATTGATGGCCAAGCCAATATTCGAGGTGGATCAGGATTTTCCCAGGGGGCTGGCAGTCGTGTTTTGTTACTGGTAGATGATATTCCCATTCTAAATGCCGATGCCGGTTTTCCTAATTGGGATGATGTTCCGGTCGAAAATATTGATCAAATTGAGGTCGTCAAAGGAGCTGCCTCCGCCCTCTATGGCTCGGCTGCCCTCAATGGCATCGTCAACGTTCGAACCTCCTACCCCAACCTCGAACCTGAAACCAAAGCAGCTATCGGCTACACTTATTATTTTTCACCAAAAGATGAGCGGCTTAAATGGTGGGATACCGCCCCTTACCATCTTCTGGCTAGCCTTTCCCACAAACAGAAATTCAAAAAATTCGACCTGGTGCTCGGCGGTTTTTACAACAAAAAAGAAAGTTACAATAAAGATACCTACAATCGCTACGGCCGCTTCAATATCGGCACACGTTATCGGGTAACCGACCGCCTTTCACTTGGTGTAAATGCCAATTTCAATGCCGGTGAATCGGCTAGTTTCTTCTACTGGGCTTCCGATACTAGTGCCTATGTCGGCTCTTCTAGCACTGCCACCGCCAGACAACGGGTTCGCTATAATATCGATCCTTATTTGGTTTATTTTGATAAAAATGGAGGGAGACATCGCCTCCTGGGCCGCTATCATGAAGTCAATAATGATAATGACAATAACCAATCCAATTTCTCCTATACTTTTTATGGCGAATACCAATATCAAAAGCAATTTCAGCCGACAGATATGGTTTTTACGGCTGGCTTGGTAGGCCGGGCCACCAAGGTAGAAGCGGAGCTTTACGGCGACACGACTTTCACCTCCCAAAACTTGGCTGCTTATCTGCAATTGGATAAAAAATTCTTTAATCGACTCAATGTTTCACTCGGTGTTCGATTTGAGGCTAATGTGCTTAACAATCCTGGCTTTGTTTATGACGATGGCTTATTCCTAAAAGGAGTCGTCGAGCCATCTAAGGAGAAAGAGTCCCGCCCAGTTATGCGTTTGGGGCTAAATTACCAATTGGCGGACTTTACCTACCTAAGGGGTTCATGGGGGCAAGGTTATCGCTTCCCTACCATCGCCGAAAAGTTCATTTTTACCAATGCGGGTTTCCCCGTGGTACCCAATCCTACCCTCGGATCAGAGACGGGCTGGTCCGGTGAATTGGCCATTAAACAAGGCTTTCGCCTCGGTGGCTTTGAAGGCTTTGTCGACCTAGCCACTTTTATCATGCGCTACCAGGATATGATAGAGTTTAATATCAATAGCCAATTGGCCTTCCAGGCAGTCAATATCGGCGGAACGGAAATCACAGGTGCCGAAATTTCTATTGCCGGAAAAGGTAAATTATTTGGCCTGCCTACCACGATCTTGACGGGCTATTCCTATATCGATCCCAAATTCCTTGATTTTGATCTTACTCCGCTCCCGGCAGATGGTGGAACCATAGCCCAAAAAAATGCAAATAATTCTTCCAGTGAAAAAAATGTGCTGAAATACCGTTCTCGACATACCATCAAATTTGATTTGGAAACGCAAATAAATAAATTCAACCTGGGCCTGGAAAGCTTTTATAATAGCCAACTGGAGGCCATCGATGCCATTTTCCTTTTTATCGTCCCAGGATTGGGTGATTTTAGAGCAGGGACAGGCAATGGTTTTTGGCGACATAACCTCAGAATGGCTTATCGCTTTTCTGATGATTTTAAATGCTCCATCCTTTTGGGAAATATCACCAACAAGGCTTATACTTTCCGACCAGGACTGCTGGAGGAGCCTCGTAACATCGCCCTTCGGCTGGATTACAAATTTTAA